One part of the Ictidomys tridecemlineatus isolate mIctTri1 chromosome 13, mIctTri1.hap1, whole genome shotgun sequence genome encodes these proteins:
- the LOC120886254 gene encoding uncharacterized protein LOC120886254 produces the protein MARGARCAAPAAGGEPVREPAKAGAAPPAPSTRASPAGGARLPPTGAAEWPWEASPGPPDAAGSAPASPSRPRRQPLRNLPEARFPAQPKGGRTGVSRLGRWPPGQPLEWGERT, from the coding sequence ATGGCCCGGGGAGCGCGGTGCGCCGCTCCTGCGGCGGGAGGAGAGCCAGTCCGCGAGCCGGCGAAAGCGGGTGCCGCTCCGCCGGCGCCCTCGACAAGAGCGTCTCCAGCGGGAGGAGCGCGGCTTCCGCCAACGGGCGCGGCAGAGTGGCCCTGGGAGGCGTCGCCAGGCCCTCCGGATGCCGCCGGCTCCGCCCCGGCCTCCCCGAGCCGCCCCCGCCGCCAGCCACTCAGGAACCTTCCAGAGGCGCGGTTCCCAGCCCAGCCCAAGGGCGGGCGGACCGGGGTCTCCCGGCTCGGTCGCTGGCCGCCGGGGCAGCCCCTAGAATGGGGAGAGCGCACGTGA